Genomic window (Tamandua tetradactyla isolate mTamTet1 chromosome 3, mTamTet1.pri, whole genome shotgun sequence):
tcttggcaattataaataatgctgctataagcattggtgtgcaaacgtccttttgttccttgcccttatgtcctctgaatatatacctagcaatggaattgctgggtcatatggtaattctatgtttagcttcctgagaaatcaccaaactgctttccagagtggttgtaccattttatcaCGTACTTAATTTTGATATATATGTGGATCTTTTTTgttccatttgtctttttttcccgaGTAGTTCCTATCCTACACTGTTTTAATCATTGGGGCactctaatatattttaatatctgataGAACAAGTCTCTCTGCATTATTCTCTGAAAATATAACCTACTCTTGTTCCTTTATACACACGCTAGGTATCAGGGACCCAGGAGGCAACAAATGAGGGAGCAGGAATGAGGAGGTTACATGTTTGTCAAGGAGCTTGCAAAGTGGGAGAAAGGAGGTGGGTGAGAGTGGGCTGGGGTGAGGTGCTGGAACCAGGGCCTCGGTCTGACCCACATGGTGGGcagaaaggagaggagggagtGAGTGGcagcagcacccccaccccctctctgctggctTCTTACCTTGGACTCCAAATTGACATGCGTTTCCCGTATCCTGAAGAACCCTTCAGCAGAGCCTGTTAGTCCTCGGTAAGtaccatctttttttctttccaggcttTCACTGTCACTTTCCTTTTCTCATCATCTGCTCCTCTAACCTTTCATAATTTGACCTACAATTTCAGAGCTGGACAAAACCTTCCTCTGTAGAATACCAGTGATGCAATGCAATGGTTTGCCTTCTAGCCAAATGCAATGGTTTGCCTCAGACCTCATCCTATTATTATTAGGTATTTGTTCTCAGAACTTTTCACCTTTCGTTTTTATGACTCTAAAATGATCTGCTCTTGTTTCTCAGTTTATTCCCTATCTGTTTCCTAGGGTGATTCTGCCTTTTCTTGCCAAAGTGAAGATATTCTGGAAAGCTCAGGCCTTCTTTAcccttttgctttttaatttttatctcatCACCTTGTACATCCGGTCTCGTAGCTTTGAAGTTCATCTCTTTCTTGATGACTGTAAATTCACATCCTCACCCTgacccttttttttaaatctggaaatGCCACATAAGTTGTGATTAGGAGAGTCCTGTCATTCCTTTTCCTCCAGTTTTTCCAGTAATCAAGCCTCTCCCAGCTGCATCTTTAGCATCCACTCAGTCACCAAGGACAATTGGGTTTTTGTGGCACCTCCTCTTGTAGCCATCATTTCCTGACCATTCCTGCTTTCGCTGCCTTGCCCAGAGCTTCATTCATCACATGGAGTCTCTTTTTGTTTTATCAGCTTCTATGATGAGATGGCTATTATATAGACACTCGTTTACTGAATGACATTGGGGGGAAAAATGACAACAACACTTTTAGGattgcaagttaaaaaaaaaaacttttgtctGTATGTGAAAATTCTCCTAGAATGCTGTAGTTAAGGAAATGGGCTAGCTAAGagcaatttcttttaatcagAGGCTAATTTAAGTAgacttttgcattttcttgaggATGAAGTATAAATGATGAATGTTTATGTTTTAGCGGCCTTCTGATGATTTCAAAATAATGCTTTGGGGAaggaaaatttgcatttctcaacTTAAAATTATGTCAGCTTTCAACCTCTCTATTCCTGTATAAATGGGGCACTGCGGTAAGACACCTCTTTAGTAGTTTGAGGTCTGAGGGATGGTCCTGGGTCTAAAATCAGTGCCTGCCACACGTATTTTATGTGACAGGTTTCCAAACACAGAGCTCCTGATAGCAGTGAGATTGGCAGGCTGTGGCATGTCTGGATTCACAGTGCTATTGGCCAGGTTGTGACTGTCTCTCGCTGTTCTAGAAACTTTGACCTCTTTTCTCTCCTGCAGGCCAGGTAAGCTAGAGGCATTACCTCTGGGCTCCCTTGGTACCCTGCAGAAAACTCTCCTCTAGACTTTTTGGCTATTTTGTAATTAATGTTGGTGTTTGTCTCTGGTTGGATGGATAGTGCTTTGTtctattcatctttgtattcagACATAGTCTTGGCACAAAGCTAGCATTTCCAGTttgatgaatgagtgagtgagtgaattaatgaatgagtgaatgatttACTGGACCTGTGAACAATATcagctccttgaggacagaggatccatatttcacaggCTTGTGGGATAcacttctacttttttcttttctgtgtttcttgTTTCATAGTGAAATAAACATCCAAATGATGTGACAAGAAAGAGTTGGCacagataatttaaatatatgagaTTGACGCTAGCTATGGACATTTTGGTTTGTATGTTCTGACTTATGTGCTTGCATTTCATACAAATGGTGTGTTGTGGAAAGGTCAGTCACACTTCTGAGTAGGCAGCTACCTCTTGGTGGGTTTGGACTTCTGGAATGTTTTTCGATGGCCTTCCTTCCCTTGGTCACAACTGGAGATGGGTTTTGGAATATGTGGGACGGTTTTCGCCCTTCTGCAAGCCTGGTACTGGGTTTGTTGTAGGGCTTAGTCAGATGGAGGAAAGGAGCAGCTGCAAACTAacgtgttttatttattttttgctttcaataCAGTCTGCATGATATACTTAACAATCTGAGATCAAAATATACCAGGCAGATAAAGCAGTTTCAGGAGGACAACCAGGCACTAACCTCAGACTACAAACGCCTTGTGATGCAATTTAAGGAGCTACAGAAAGCCATGAGGTATTTTAGGGATTTGGGCCCTAAAGTGGTGGGGGTAAGAGTTGGCAATGGCAGTGATTTTATTAGGCATAGTGTCACCAGTTGCAGTTGGTCCCTCTATCCCTTTACTCCTATTACCTGTCTTTTCGTGAGCCTTGTTGGGATGGCTTTCAGTTCACCAGACGTGAGAGTCCACGGCCCAGGGGTTGATTTACCACAGCTCTTCCTCGTGTTCTCACCCTGCTGTCAATCGAGGGACCCTGGTCAGGCCATGGGGTCAGCTGGCCATGCTTGGTGACTTTCCTTTACAGGCATTTTGCTCTTATTGATGACCAGAAGTTTCGGGAGATTTGGCTGATGAATGAAGAGGAAGCAAAGGATCTGATAGGCAAAGCCTTCAGTGTAGACAGAGTTATCCATACCCATCATCTGGGGCTTCCTTGGACAGAACCTGATTTCTGGTTCCTGAACAACGTGGGGCCTCTTTTTCAGCGACAGCAGAAGTCTGCCACCCAAATAGTAGAAGAGGTGCTGATGCAAACAGGTGACCAGAACGGAATCATAGATGCCTCACAGCTGGAGGGACCTGCTAAAATACACTGTGGTATACATCCATCAGGATGAACTCATGTCTGGTTGTCTCTTTTTTGTATGATGTTAGCAGCCATTGAAAATCATTGTCTAAGATCCACTAATTGCACGAGGGGTTGCAAAATGGTAGTATTCTTAATTCTCCCATTAGATCTTAGTTTATTAACCTGAAGAGTCTAAAAAGAGATCTTCCCTGCATCAGTTAATGGTACCCTGAGATCCAATTTGTACAGGAAAAGCAGGCTAGATGCTTATATTTACCAGGTTGCAGAATAATGGAGTGGGTCTTTAGCATCCTCCAAAGGAGAccattgagttttaaaaaaatattttggaaatatggatttaaacatatttatgtgtttcattttattgcagttatttttattcttatcagTGTTCAAATCATCCCATCTTTGGCCATTGCACTGGCTTCTGGGTCCTTGTGACCTGACCCCAGCAGGTTTTGATAATGTCCTTGCTTTCCAGAATGACTGGATGTTCCAGGATCACTTGGTGCTTTTCCTGCCCTAAGTCTGGAAACAACCATTTTTCCAAGGAGACCTGGCCCCATTAACCAGGGAATGATGTTTAGAAACCACAGTCTGGGTGCTGGGATGCTCATTATTTTGGACTGCTCACTGTTTTTAGACCTTTTCTAAAGGTCTAAAGTGTACAGTATATagggttatttttaaaaaacaaaataaatcatgagTTCATCCTAATACTTTCTAATCAGCTGATTTCAGGATTTTTACTTAACTTCATCAAAGTATGACCCCTTTTCCCATCTTGAAAATCTTGGTATTCAGTGACTCCAAAACAGTTACTCATATGCTTTTCCCATTATACCACAGAGCACTCTCAGAATAAATTATCAACCTTACCGACTACCAGCAAGTAATTACTAAAACTAATTTAAACTTTTTTGCTGTTATTTGGTTCCTAAGATGAATGTACAGAcagatttttgtgttttgttttaaagtcgCTTGGAATAGTTTCCGTGTGTTATGTCACCAACTGGATACACATGTGGGtttgttgtttccttttattttttattcttaaggatattttttaaatttaattttgtttaataattacataaaatgtTTCCATATTTCTAATGTCAAATGTACAAAACAAAGTATATTCAGAGAAGTCTGACTTTTGTCCTCTCCTCTCCACACTATTTCATCCCTCCCCTATGGGTGACTATGAAAGAATTTATGGTTTAGCCttccattgctttttaaaattataaacaaatatatatattcatatcaaCCCCATTTTCTTAGGTAAACAAAAGGATATACTATGCATACTTTTCTCcacattgcttttttcatttaacaatatattATGGAGATCATTCTGTAGCAGTAAAAGAAagattcttcattcctttttcaccTGATACCCTATTGTGTGAATGTGGCACACAACATTCACATATTCAGATCACCCTCCGTGGGTGGATATTTGGGatatttcaagttttttatttgtttgcttgtttttgctgTTACAAACAGCACTGTAATAAATAGCCTCGTGCATGTGTTTCCTCATATTTTGGTAGTAAATTGTTGGGGTGGATCCCTAGAAGCAGACCTGCTGGCTCACAGGAAAAGCCTATGCAACATTGCTGGATTTTGCTCCAGAGGGAtagtactattttacatttccaccaacaatgtgaCATCCTGTACTTTTCAAAATCTCTTCATAGAGATGATCTCATCTTAACTTTTGAATAACCAGCAAAACCTAGGATAGTGCAAtgatttttattcctattttcaaATGATGAATGtgtagaaaaaattttttttttaattttaattttcaaaatgttggCTCTTGCTGTCAGCTATTAGTTCTTGCTGCATGATTATTTTTCTGTGAGGCAGCTATTTTCCCAGCCCCCTTTTACTTGGCTGCTTCTGCTGTGTTACATGTTTAGAAAATGGATAGCAAATTTGCTAGATTATctctaaaataagaataaataggCCCAcactcccctccccttccttgtTCAAGGCTGAATTTTGATTTTGATGTTTCCAGGTATATAGAATTTGGAAAAAGGAGGAATTACAGGCTGGCTGACAATGGCTGAGTTCTCAGGATGGAGTCTCTTATTCCCACAATTCCCCACCCgacccctcccttcccccactgCACCCATCCTCTCTCCCCACATGATAGACTTTCTATAGCACAAGGAGACTGATATCGCCTCAGagtggcatttaaaaatatgtatttttattgaaaaatcttcacacatgtacagtccatacacggtgtgcaatcagtggctctcagtattatagttaggtattcatcaccatgatcattttttagaacatttgcatcactccagaaaaagaaataaaaagaaaaaagaaaaaactcatacatcccatgccccttacccctccctctcattgatcactagtatttctatccacccaatttattttaccccttatcagaGTGGCATTTTTAGAGGTTAATTTTTTCAAGGAAAGCCATTTGATTGTTTCTTAAAGAACACAAGGCCAAGAAATGATCTTCTTTTCCTTACTCTCCTTCTGCAGAAGAGGAGGGCGCAGGAGAGACCGCCTCGGAGCAGGAGTCTTACCTGGACCTGCCACAGCGTGTGTCAGCGAAAACCACCAAACAGATCCTGATGCTTCTGTGTGACGAGTCGGTGAGGCGTCCCAGGCTGGGCCCCAAGGCCATGCAGAGGGACTCTTGCTGGGTGGCTTTGCCTCCAGAGGAGCAGACCTTCTACTGTTGCCTCTGTGTGTGCCGCGTCTGTGGACCCTAGCCCAGCCACACGTGGCCTGGGGTCTACAGGGGGCCGGCCCTGTTTGTGCCTCATCCAAGAGAGCCGGGGCCAGGGGCCTGGACTCCGCCGGGGCGTGCGCAGGGAGGCCAGGCCTCACCGCTGGCCCATCTGGGAAATGGTCCTTCTCTTAGTGGGTCAGCAAGTTGCAGTCCAGGTCGGCTGACAGGCCCCTGCTAACTTAAAATAATGGTGGTTCTGAGATAGAAGGGACACCGGCCTTGCCTCCAAGAACCCATCTGCTAAGTAATGTGGAGCTTGGTGTGAGAGTATGCTGGGCTTGTAGGCTTTGGGTGTCTGGACTGTATATTAGCCAAAAAAGATTAGACTTTGAGTGAAGGCTGCCTTGGGGCTGGTTCAGCTGGAAGTCAGGTTATTGCCAAACTACTAGCAGTATTTTTTTTAGATCTCACAGTTctaagaagaatgaaagagggataAGTACCAGCCACCCCAAGTCTACTTGGGACCGTTGGAGTGGTTTTCTCTGGCATGAGGACGGGTGGCTGCCCCTTTCACTGCCACTTTGGGCAGCTCCTGAGGAAGGAATGAGCTGCCTGGTCCTGCCCTCTGTCTTTGCAGACTTTCCTGGCTCTCAAATCCTGCCCCCTGCTCCCTCCTGCTTCCTTTGCTCTGTGTTCTGAGGTGACCTgaccctctccttccctccctgcctctcctccAGCTCAGTGGCTGCCACTGGGTTGTGTTAGCATTTGGGGATTAGAACATGGGCCAAGTGATTCGGGTGGGTGGGAATCTGTGACTAAATCAGATTTGAACTACTTTGGGGAACTCAGGCATCTGTGCAATGGTTTGTGGGTGAGTTAGCACCCTtcctgggtgggggtggtgaggcTGAGGGGAACTCAATCCATGGTGAGGAATGGCTTTGTCTCTGGCCCTGCTCCCCGAGAACAGCACCTGGGCATTCCAAGGTGGCCTTTCTCTGGAGGCCCTGCTGCCCAGAGGCTCGTCCCTGGGGCTTCTGTCCTGTGGAGTTGTCCCTGATTGGCCACACAGGGGGAGGCTACAGACCCAGGGCTCGTTCCCAGAACCTGCCTCTGACTAGAGGTgtgcttcttccttctcctcaggGTTTCCTGATAGAGAGCAAGCTGCTGAGCATTCTTCTCCCACTGGAGAAGAGTGAGTGCTGTCTGCTGAAGCTGGATGCCATCTTCTCGGTGAGTCCCACCGGGCTCCATGTGCCGTGGGTGGGGGCACAGCCTGCTGCGCTCTCACATAGCCCCTGGGTTTTTCTGCTGTTGCCTCAGTAGATGAAGGTCTCTGGAGCTTCCCTGGGGCCACAATATATCCTTCCCTAGACTTACTGTTCTTGCAGCAAATTGGCCTCAGAACCGTTTTGATGTCTCCCGTCCCTGACCCTTCTTCTCCTACCTCCTCTCCTTTATAGTCCAGCTCTCAGATTGCGGGTTCTTCCTTACACCCCCAAACTCAATCATGTGTTCAGCCCCACCGTAGCATTCTCATAGCACCAAATGTGTGTGGAGCTGTTCCTGACGTCATGGAGATGCTTCTCTCTGTCCTGATGGGTCTGTGTCCCTGATTCCACTGCCGTTTTCCAGGGTTGACCGGGTCCTGGCGCGTCCTGTGCTCTGGGCCAGGGGCCCCAGGCTCCAGGGATGTGGAAGGGGCAAGTCAAGGAGGTGAGGGTCTGTGGAGGTCCCGGTCCCATGGAGTTACTTGGTTGTCTTTGGTAGATGCTTGAGCAACATCTGATTTCTCCCACAGGCCCTTGGAATTGAAAATGAGGATGACTTGTATAAATTGGTGAACTTCTTCCTCAAATATCGAGCTCATAAATTAACCCCTAGCCAGGTAAGGTGAGATGCAATTCATAAGGTTTTTTATTTTCCCGGAAGCCCTCAGAGGGCATTGCTGCCATTTCGTAATTCCACTAGAGAAATTGTGGGGCTTTGGGTCCAGGATAGCTAACTCAGCGTTTACCTTCTCATTATTGCTATCTTTCTATTTGTGAAGAGAAGAACGGCTGGGGCGAGGTGCCGTTTTCATACTCAGGCCATATTGACTTTTCTTGAGTCATCTCTCCGCCAGGCCTCAGCCACTACGAGACCCGGGCCAACCGAGCTTGGAATGTCTAGATCCTTAACACTTTCCTGAAAAGCAGGGCCTGTTTTGCAGTACGTGGTCTGATTGTGATTGATTTCAGTAGGAGAATCAAATATCAACTATACTGAAGAAAGGCATTAAATCGTATTAAAaactatttgaattttaaaatgtttttagtgTTGTTAGCTGCACGGTAGTTATCCTGATATGCTTCCAAAAAGAGCTGCTAGACTATTTGAATGGGTAGACAAAATCCAGAAGCCAAAGGTAAAAAATGGATGCATTtgactgcattaaaaaaaaaatctgtagggcaaaAACCACTGTAAGCAAAGTTAAGAGATAGACCACAAGCtggtgaaaaatattttcaactcatATCTCAGTTAAATGCTATTATCCTTAATATATAAGGAGCATCCATAAATCAATAAGACCAGTAACTCATTGAAACAAATgaaggatatgaacagacaccaTCTGTAAGTTTATGTTTGTGTAGACATAAAAGATAATCAAGTTTGCttgtaataaaagaaataaaaatcaaaactgcTCTGAATTCTGTTTTTCTCCTGTCAGGTTGGCAAAGATCTGAAAGTCTGATGACACGTAGTGATGGTGGAGTGGGGGAAAGGGATACTCTCATATGTTTCTGGTGGGAGAGTAGATTGTTtggcaatatcaattaaaaattaccAAACTGCATACACTTTTACCCAGCAATTTATCTTCTAGGATTTATATTCTGCAGATGTATGTCAACATATTTGAAATGATGTGGTTATTATAGATAATTCATTGCAGCATTGCTTGAAACGGCAGAagattggaaacaatctaaatgcccaTCATTAAGGAATTGATTAAATAATATCTggtacaactacacaatggaatgCAATCaaccataaaaacaaatgaattctTTATGAAATTATATGGAAAGATCTCTAGGGTTTATTGGTGTATGAAGAAAACCATGTGCAGAACTGGGTATGATATTGTTTATGTAAAATCAGGAAGGAAAAGTATGCACAGGTGTCCGCATAGACACATAAGTATGTTTTGCTCCTATATACATACTATTCCTTTGGAAGGATACATAAGAAAACAGATAACATTGGTTTGGTTAAGTGGGTGAAGCGAGACAGGAGTAGGAAAGAGActtactaaattaaaaaaataaaacaaaatttaaaaattaaaaaaaataaacttgaattTGTACTGTGATTTCTGAGGATGTTTATAACAAGTTAGGTTTGTGGATATCAATAAAATGAACACCTGGGAACCCAGATTAAGAGCTAGAACATTATGGTTTTGAAGCCCCCTCTGTGCCTTTCCCTGGacccctcctctgtctccactctttcccctcttctcgttatttctttctttgagtaAATGTCTCCCTCTGCAGCTCTAGGTcaacttttctctattttttaatcttcctgTATTTCTTCGTAGATGTGTGTTTGTGGGTCCCTAACCCAGACTCACCCTTTCACCATTCCTGGGTCCCCTACTGGGATCTCTGTCCCCTCTGCAGGAACGAGCAAGCATAGGGGCAGCCCCGGAGCCAGTAGAGCTGCTTGTCcttgaagaaggaaaggaggaaaacctTCCCCtcagaggaaaggaggaaaacctcctcgaaggaaaggaagaaaacctTCCCattgaaggaaaggaggaaaaccttccagagagggaggaagaagagaaggtcCCACTTTCCCCCAGGCTCATCCACCCCAATGACGTCCTCAAGGCTCTGGAGGCATTCGTCATGGGTCTGAAGAAGCCCAGGTGGGCAGTGGGGCCAGGGACTTACCTGAGAATTGGGGGGGATGGGGATATGATGAGGAGCCAGGCAGATGCAAGTGAGCGTGGAAGAGGCTGCTGCATGGGGGTTCAAGGAAGTGAGTAAAAGGATATCTGAGAAGAGGGTTAACAGCCAGAGTagtgttttttcattcattcaacagacatttattgaagTCTACCTTGTGCCGGGCCTGGGGGATAGCACTTTGCACCAGAACGGTGGTAAAAGCACGTGCAAGGTGTAGAGTGGTTCAGAGGAGATGGCGGCATGTCAGAGAAGGCTCTGGAAGGAGGTGGCACTGGAGCTGGAGCTGGGTTTTGCTAGATGGATCAAGTGGGGCAAGGGCGTTTCAGGACGTAACGGGGCCAAGGCCTGGCGTGGTCCAGGAGTCATAACAGGGAGGAGCAGCTGGAGTGTCCAGTGTctgggaggtgggggctggggggtggggaggccagGCCTGATCTCGGAGAGCCTGTTGACTGGGAGCCAGGAAAGGGGTTTAAGCAGTGGGGGCTCTGCAATCAGACCTGCCCTTTGGGAAGATCACTGGTGGCCGGGAAGGGTGATGCTGGTGCAGGGAGCGCGGCGAGAGGTGTGACCCAGCGGGATGTGATAGCATCCTGGTTAGCACTGTCActgagggcagggcagggtgagGGGACGGCAGGTTTTGAGAGCTGTTTCAGAGGAAGTAGTAAAGGGAATGGGGTGGTCAAGGAGCTGTAAAGCCAATGAGGTAAGTGGATTGAGAGAAAGAGGGGGTGCCTAAAACTTCAGCAATGGCCCCAGGAATCAGGAAACGATGGTGAGCATGTGTGCGCTCCGAGGGCCTGTCCAAATCTGCCTGAGCGGGATGGTAATGGGGGGGAAAAGCAGCCGTGAGAATCCCGCCATTCCTTTATGAGGGGTGCATGCCCCAGCTGGCCTTGCTTGGGGCCTGGATGGTGCGCAGGGGCAGTGACAATCCATGGCTCCTGACCTGCAGGGGCTCGCGGCCACTGCTGAAGTTGCTGAAGGAAGGGCGGGATAACTCCAAGGACTCCGAGTACTGGGCAGCGCTGGCAACGGTGATCCCACCCACCAAGCTGAGGCTCTGGGATGCCCTGTacacagccctggagaagtaCCAGTAAGTGCGGGAACCAAGGCCCTGGAGGAGGATGGAGAGGGCAGACTGGTGGAGGAAGGATG
Coding sequences:
- the DRC1 gene encoding dynein regulatory complex protein 1 isoform X3, with amino-acid sequence MGKRRVRKTKAEATNRKKKADWLDGWHGGGCCKKLAKLQLCGTELVTNIRVVTDIREIHRRVEEEEIKRQRLEKLENEVKTSQDKFDEITVKWEEGKQKRIPQDLWEMLNNQQLHCAGLIEDKNKLISELQQELKTKDDQYVKDLKKQADDICLLLERMEEQVKNMMKNFRQELQHIEKAFEMERQELLASNKKKWERALQAHNAKELEYLMNRIKKVEEYEKQLNKQMIWDCEEYNMIKIKLEQDVQILEQQLQQMKATYQLNQEKLEYNFQVLKKRDEESTVIKSQQKRKINRLHDILNNLRSKYTRQIKQFQEDNQALTSDYKRLVMQFKELQKAMRHFALIDDQKFREIWLMNEEEAKDLIGKAFSVDRVIHTHHLGLPWTEPDFWFLNNVGPLFQRQQKSATQIVEEVLMQTEEEGAGETASEQESYLDLPQRVSAKTTKQILMLLCDESGFLIESKLLSILLPLEKSECCLLKLDAIFSALGIENEDDLYKLVNFFLKYRAHKLTPSQERASIGAAPEPVELLVLEEGKEENLPLRGKEENLLEGKEENLPIEGKEENLPEREEEEKVPLSPRLIHPNDVLKALEAFVMGLKKPRGSRPLLKLLKEGRDNSKDSEYWAALATVIPPTKLRLWDALYTALEKYHLVLTQRAQLLMENESLEQQNAELQMLLQQYLDSKINSELQVPPTQVFQMPTK
- the DRC1 gene encoding dynein regulatory complex protein 1 isoform X2 encodes the protein MGKRRVRKTKAEATNRKKKADWLDGWHGGGCCKVCGWNLEKLAKLQLCGTELVTNIRVVTDIREIHRRVEEEEIKRQRLEKLENEVKTSQDKFDEITVKWEEGKQKRIPQDLWEMLNNQQLHCAGLIEDKNKLISELQQELKTKDDQYVKDLKKQADDICLLLERMEEQVKNMMKNFRQELQHIEKAFEMERQELLASNKKKWERALQAHNAKELEYLMNRIKKVEEYEKQLNKQMIWDCEEYNMIKIKLEQDVQILEQQLQQMKATYQLNQEKLEYNFQVLKKRDEESTVIKSQQKRKINRLHDILNNLRSKYTRQIKQFQEDNQALTSDYKRLVMQFKELQKAMRHFALIDDQKFREIWLMNEEEAKDLIGKAFSVDRVIHTHHLGLPWTEPDFWFLNNVGPLFQRQQKSATQIVEEVLMQTEEEGAGETASEQESYLDLPQRVSAKTTKQILMLLCDESGFLIESKLLSILLPLEKSECCLLKLDAIFSALGIENEDDLYKLVNFFLKYRAHKLTPSQERASIGAAPEPVELLVLEEGKEENLPLRGKEENLLEGKEENLPIEGKEENLPEREEEEKVPLSPRLIHPNDVLKALEAFVMGLKKPRGSRPLLKLLKEGRDNSKDSEYWAALATVIPPTKLRLWDALYTALEKYHLVLTQRAQLLMENESLEQQNAELQMLLQQYLDSKINSELQVPPTQVFQMPTK